In Mauremys reevesii isolate NIE-2019 linkage group 20, ASM1616193v1, whole genome shotgun sequence, the following are encoded in one genomic region:
- the GAS2L2 gene encoding GAS2-like protein 2 isoform X2, which yields MAGIQGATVQSIRPYKSSEQYLYAMKEDLAEWLKELYDWDVNVGSLLEVLETGSMLCYHANNITHVAREFSRDYPGLAHKLQLPRYGVTCNDSAQPGTFQARDNVSNFIQWCRKEMDIKEVLMFETEDLVLRKNEKNFVLCLLEVARRASRFGMSAPTLIQMEEEIEEEIREEMDLPPEDTPLPKPQRKPCDFKNLDQMVQHLVSRCTCPVQFSMMKVSEGKYRVGDSNTLIFVRILRNHVMVRVGGGWDTLEHYLDKHDPCRCTSLSHKQAVKLTSPQRLQAVQVQHEIKVCPTPRMDNPKKPQPTLIVSRSQSPLPPVEWRTYTPQSFSASQKLRSSASPESTSKKDSRPRPLRDQSEPRRVPLARATERSATPSRRQLFAEERAATHQNSSTQSGRDKLCVSMSSLTSQLPGSEEDGSGASEALPEPQRGRQTSRIPGMNQKDPARFVQARCTESRPQMRVPKDRTAQPPRSAQYGVKPFPQAHKPQESGVKTFPGMVRSSSPMKPLHLSPQRDSKGAAQSHNAARGVGRPSSPVKHMGQTPKQESSTKVPVKAGPAFSRPPTPVQSYQGEPRLRNGWKVPAGEMAKAPALLKSKVVARAEAGCQGHRQCDGAVKPETTNLPTSPKDRLGQSAPAGKDKGPNTRLVQEVESGNTKDSSRSGGDPLGSTEERERVYTPLPINPAQEQALYRSLEDEILSNIKVLEADSDENHCPEGNQLDDFTLDCSTASVTTASDISGLRSSTPSLSSFTSARQTLPCGEGVPRSGVYVPSGEAKWHPAGFRYGDVIDELSQGHKTLLPVDVENWITKIPPKGAVRVSSQPSSPLVNGNQVEKKLLEPEGALFKENVSNETKGNWSRRQPSHTSHARSAAVSRNSKAPQAASDALKTSINSPASADGLEKSKLPQGKPKRSLKKPERVPSIYKLKLRPKIRPRRDNRPEKRPSKIPTPVTYRQAQKAASIKAQEKAHSSKHQTQPTQDSLHSTRQNSTGNAESEEEAWLSEHSDSPQAGKKTVLADTKVWLTEEDEESWV from the exons ATGGCTGGGATTCAGGGGGCCACGGTGCAGAGCATCCGGCCCTACAAGTCCAGCGAGCAGTATCTCTACGCCATGAAGGAGGACCTGGCCGAGTGGCTCAAGGAGCTCTATGACTGGGACGTTAACGTTGGGTCCCTCCTGGAGGTGCTGGAGACGGGCTCCATGCTGTGCTACCATGCCAACAACATCACCCACGTGGCCAGAGAGTTCTCCCGGGACTATCCGGGCCTGGCCCACAAGCTCCAGCTGCCCAGATACGGGGTGACTTGTAATGACTCTGCCCAACCAGGGACCTTCCAGGCCAGGGATAACGTGTCTAACTTCATCCAGTGGTGCAGGAAGGAGATGGATATTAAAG AGGTGCTGATGTTTGAGACGGAGGACCTGGTGCTGAGGAAGAACGAGAAGAACTTTGTGCTGTGCCTGCTGGAGGTGGCCCGCCGGGCCTCTCGCTTCGGGATGAGTGCTCCCACCCTGATCCAAATGGAGGAGGAGATTGAGGAGGAGATCCGAGAGGAGATGGACCTCCCCCCTGAGGATACCCCACTTCCCAAGCCCCAGAGGAAGCCTTGTGACTTCAAGAATCTGGACCAGATG GTCCAGCACCTGGTGAGCCGGTGCACGTGCCCAGTCCAGTTTTCCATGATGAAGGTGTCTGAAGGAAAATACCGCGTGGGCGATTCCAACACCCTTATTTTTGTCAGG ATCCTCCGGAATCATGTGATGGTGCGGGTTGGAGGTGGCTGGGACACGCTGGAACATTATCTGGATAAGCATGATCCCTGCCGGTGTACCTCGCTGT CTCACAAACAGGCTGTCAAGCTGACAAGCCCTCAAAGGCTGCAGGCAGTACAGGTGCAGCATGAGATCAAGGTCTGCCCGACACCCAGGATGGACAACCCAAAGAAGCCCCAGCCCACCCTGATCGTGAGCAGGTCCCAAAGCCCACTGCCCCCAGTGGAGTGGAGGACCTACACCCCACAGAGCTTCAGCGCCAGCCAGAAGCTTCGTTCATCTGCATCGCCAGAGAGCACCAGCAAGAAGGATTCCCGGCCCAGGCCCCTGCGGGATCAGTCAGAACCCAGGAGGGTCCCTTTGGCCAG GGCAACAGAGCGGTCTGCTACTCCTTCGCGGAGGCAGctgtttgctgaagaaagagcTGCTACCCACCAGAACTCCTCCACCCAGAGCGGGCGGGATAAGCTGTGCGTTTCTATGTCCTCCCTGACATCGCAGCTGCCTGGAAGTGAGGAGGATGGTTCTGGCGCCTCGGAAGCTCtcccagagccccagagagggcGACAGACTAGTAGAATCCCTGGGATGAATCAGAAGGACCCAGCTAGGTTTGTGCAAGCCAGGTGTACAGAGTCCAGGCCACAGATGAGAGTGCCAAAGGACAGGACAGCTCAGCCGCCAAGGAGCGCCCAGTATGGAGTAAAACCCTTTCCACAGGCTCACAAGCCTCAGGAATCAGGGGTCAAGACCTTTCCTGGGATGGTCCGTTCCTCCAGCCCAATGAAACCCCTTCACCTCTCCCCACAACGGGATTCCaagggagctgcacagagccacaaCGCTGCACGTGGGGTTGGGCGGCCATCCTCCCCAGTCAAACACATGGGCCAGACTCCAAAACAGGAAAGTAGCACTAAGGTCCCAGTcaaagccggccctgcattcaGCAGGCCCCCAACCCCTGTTCAGAGCTACCAGGGGGAGCCCCGCCTCCGAAATGGGTGGAAAGTCCCTGCCGGTGAAATGGCAAAAGCCCCAGCTCTCTTAAAGAGCAAAGTCGTGGCCAGGGCCGAGGCTGGCTGTCAGGGGCACAGACAGTGCGATGGGGCAGTCAAGCCAGAGACGACCAACCTTCCCACTAGCCCAAAAGACAGACTTGGCCAGTCAGCTCCAGCAGGGAAGGACAAGGGTCCAAACACCAGACTGGTGCAGGAGGTAGAGTCAGGAAACACCAAAGACAGCAGCAGGAGTGGTGGAGATCCATTAGGCTCCACAGAGGAGAGGGAACGGGTGTATACACCTTTGCCCATCAACCCGGCCCAGGAGCAGGCGCTGTACAGGAGCCTAGAAGATGAGATCTTATCCAACATAAAGGTTCTAGAGGCTGATTCTGAtgaaaaccactgccctgagGGGAACCAGCTGGACGACTTCACTCTGGACTGCAGCACAGCGAGCGTCACCACCGCCAGTGACATAAGTGGGCTCAGGTCCTCCActccctccctgtcttcctttaCAAGTGCCAGGCAGACCTTGCCATGTGGTGAGGGTGTGCCTCGGAGTGGTGTCTATGTGCCCAGTGGAGAGGCAAAATGGCACCCGGCTGGATTCCGCTATGGTGATGTGATTGACGAACTCTCCCAGGGGCACAAGACGCTCCTCCCAGTGGACGTGGAGAACTGGATCACCAAGATCCCACCCAAGGGGGCTGTGAGGGTTTCCTCTCAGCCAAGTTCGCCTCTGGTGAATGGAAACCAGGTGGAAAAGAAGCTTCTGGAGCCAGAAGGGGCTTTGTTCAAGGAGAACGTGTCCAATGAAACCAAAGGCAACTGGTCAAGGAGGCAGCCATCTCACACAAGCCATGCAAGGTCTGCTGCAGTCAGTAGAAATAGCAAAGCTCCTCAGGCAGCCTCTGATGCCCTCAAGACATCTATCAATTCTCCAGCCTCTGCGGATGGCCTGGAAAAGTCCAAACTGCCTCAAGGTAAGCCCAAAAGGTCCCTGAAGAAGCCCGAACGGGTGCCATCCATCTACAAGTTAAAGTTACGCCCCAAAATCCGCCCACGCAGGGACAACAGACCTGAGAAACGGCCATCCAAAATCCCCACTCCAGTGACCTATCGGCAGGCACAGAAAGCAGCCAGCATCAAAGCCCAGGAGAAGGCCCACAGCTCAAAGCATCAGACCCAGCCAACTCAGGACAGCCTGCATAGCACAAGGCAGAACAGCACAGGAAATGCTGAGTCCGAGGAAGAGGCTTGGCTTTCGGAACACAGTGACTCCCCACAAGCTGGGAAGAAGACAGTCCTAGCAGATACCAAAGTGTGGCTCACAGAAGAAGATGAGGAATCCTGGGTCTGA
- the GAS2L2 gene encoding GAS2-like protein 2 isoform X1 has translation MEVFDAPSLSPFSPASDGKMAGIQGATVQSIRPYKSSEQYLYAMKEDLAEWLKELYDWDVNVGSLLEVLETGSMLCYHANNITHVAREFSRDYPGLAHKLQLPRYGVTCNDSAQPGTFQARDNVSNFIQWCRKEMDIKEVLMFETEDLVLRKNEKNFVLCLLEVARRASRFGMSAPTLIQMEEEIEEEIREEMDLPPEDTPLPKPQRKPCDFKNLDQMVQHLVSRCTCPVQFSMMKVSEGKYRVGDSNTLIFVRILRNHVMVRVGGGWDTLEHYLDKHDPCRCTSLSHKQAVKLTSPQRLQAVQVQHEIKVCPTPRMDNPKKPQPTLIVSRSQSPLPPVEWRTYTPQSFSASQKLRSSASPESTSKKDSRPRPLRDQSEPRRVPLARATERSATPSRRQLFAEERAATHQNSSTQSGRDKLCVSMSSLTSQLPGSEEDGSGASEALPEPQRGRQTSRIPGMNQKDPARFVQARCTESRPQMRVPKDRTAQPPRSAQYGVKPFPQAHKPQESGVKTFPGMVRSSSPMKPLHLSPQRDSKGAAQSHNAARGVGRPSSPVKHMGQTPKQESSTKVPVKAGPAFSRPPTPVQSYQGEPRLRNGWKVPAGEMAKAPALLKSKVVARAEAGCQGHRQCDGAVKPETTNLPTSPKDRLGQSAPAGKDKGPNTRLVQEVESGNTKDSSRSGGDPLGSTEERERVYTPLPINPAQEQALYRSLEDEILSNIKVLEADSDENHCPEGNQLDDFTLDCSTASVTTASDISGLRSSTPSLSSFTSARQTLPCGEGVPRSGVYVPSGEAKWHPAGFRYGDVIDELSQGHKTLLPVDVENWITKIPPKGAVRVSSQPSSPLVNGNQVEKKLLEPEGALFKENVSNETKGNWSRRQPSHTSHARSAAVSRNSKAPQAASDALKTSINSPASADGLEKSKLPQGKPKRSLKKPERVPSIYKLKLRPKIRPRRDNRPEKRPSKIPTPVTYRQAQKAASIKAQEKAHSSKHQTQPTQDSLHSTRQNSTGNAESEEEAWLSEHSDSPQAGKKTVLADTKVWLTEEDEESWV, from the exons ATGGAAGTCTTTGATGCCCCTTCTCTGTCTCCCTTTAGCCCTGCGTCTGATGGCAAGATGGCTGGGATTCAGGGGGCCACGGTGCAGAGCATCCGGCCCTACAAGTCCAGCGAGCAGTATCTCTACGCCATGAAGGAGGACCTGGCCGAGTGGCTCAAGGAGCTCTATGACTGGGACGTTAACGTTGGGTCCCTCCTGGAGGTGCTGGAGACGGGCTCCATGCTGTGCTACCATGCCAACAACATCACCCACGTGGCCAGAGAGTTCTCCCGGGACTATCCGGGCCTGGCCCACAAGCTCCAGCTGCCCAGATACGGGGTGACTTGTAATGACTCTGCCCAACCAGGGACCTTCCAGGCCAGGGATAACGTGTCTAACTTCATCCAGTGGTGCAGGAAGGAGATGGATATTAAAG AGGTGCTGATGTTTGAGACGGAGGACCTGGTGCTGAGGAAGAACGAGAAGAACTTTGTGCTGTGCCTGCTGGAGGTGGCCCGCCGGGCCTCTCGCTTCGGGATGAGTGCTCCCACCCTGATCCAAATGGAGGAGGAGATTGAGGAGGAGATCCGAGAGGAGATGGACCTCCCCCCTGAGGATACCCCACTTCCCAAGCCCCAGAGGAAGCCTTGTGACTTCAAGAATCTGGACCAGATG GTCCAGCACCTGGTGAGCCGGTGCACGTGCCCAGTCCAGTTTTCCATGATGAAGGTGTCTGAAGGAAAATACCGCGTGGGCGATTCCAACACCCTTATTTTTGTCAGG ATCCTCCGGAATCATGTGATGGTGCGGGTTGGAGGTGGCTGGGACACGCTGGAACATTATCTGGATAAGCATGATCCCTGCCGGTGTACCTCGCTGT CTCACAAACAGGCTGTCAAGCTGACAAGCCCTCAAAGGCTGCAGGCAGTACAGGTGCAGCATGAGATCAAGGTCTGCCCGACACCCAGGATGGACAACCCAAAGAAGCCCCAGCCCACCCTGATCGTGAGCAGGTCCCAAAGCCCACTGCCCCCAGTGGAGTGGAGGACCTACACCCCACAGAGCTTCAGCGCCAGCCAGAAGCTTCGTTCATCTGCATCGCCAGAGAGCACCAGCAAGAAGGATTCCCGGCCCAGGCCCCTGCGGGATCAGTCAGAACCCAGGAGGGTCCCTTTGGCCAG GGCAACAGAGCGGTCTGCTACTCCTTCGCGGAGGCAGctgtttgctgaagaaagagcTGCTACCCACCAGAACTCCTCCACCCAGAGCGGGCGGGATAAGCTGTGCGTTTCTATGTCCTCCCTGACATCGCAGCTGCCTGGAAGTGAGGAGGATGGTTCTGGCGCCTCGGAAGCTCtcccagagccccagagagggcGACAGACTAGTAGAATCCCTGGGATGAATCAGAAGGACCCAGCTAGGTTTGTGCAAGCCAGGTGTACAGAGTCCAGGCCACAGATGAGAGTGCCAAAGGACAGGACAGCTCAGCCGCCAAGGAGCGCCCAGTATGGAGTAAAACCCTTTCCACAGGCTCACAAGCCTCAGGAATCAGGGGTCAAGACCTTTCCTGGGATGGTCCGTTCCTCCAGCCCAATGAAACCCCTTCACCTCTCCCCACAACGGGATTCCaagggagctgcacagagccacaaCGCTGCACGTGGGGTTGGGCGGCCATCCTCCCCAGTCAAACACATGGGCCAGACTCCAAAACAGGAAAGTAGCACTAAGGTCCCAGTcaaagccggccctgcattcaGCAGGCCCCCAACCCCTGTTCAGAGCTACCAGGGGGAGCCCCGCCTCCGAAATGGGTGGAAAGTCCCTGCCGGTGAAATGGCAAAAGCCCCAGCTCTCTTAAAGAGCAAAGTCGTGGCCAGGGCCGAGGCTGGCTGTCAGGGGCACAGACAGTGCGATGGGGCAGTCAAGCCAGAGACGACCAACCTTCCCACTAGCCCAAAAGACAGACTTGGCCAGTCAGCTCCAGCAGGGAAGGACAAGGGTCCAAACACCAGACTGGTGCAGGAGGTAGAGTCAGGAAACACCAAAGACAGCAGCAGGAGTGGTGGAGATCCATTAGGCTCCACAGAGGAGAGGGAACGGGTGTATACACCTTTGCCCATCAACCCGGCCCAGGAGCAGGCGCTGTACAGGAGCCTAGAAGATGAGATCTTATCCAACATAAAGGTTCTAGAGGCTGATTCTGAtgaaaaccactgccctgagGGGAACCAGCTGGACGACTTCACTCTGGACTGCAGCACAGCGAGCGTCACCACCGCCAGTGACATAAGTGGGCTCAGGTCCTCCActccctccctgtcttcctttaCAAGTGCCAGGCAGACCTTGCCATGTGGTGAGGGTGTGCCTCGGAGTGGTGTCTATGTGCCCAGTGGAGAGGCAAAATGGCACCCGGCTGGATTCCGCTATGGTGATGTGATTGACGAACTCTCCCAGGGGCACAAGACGCTCCTCCCAGTGGACGTGGAGAACTGGATCACCAAGATCCCACCCAAGGGGGCTGTGAGGGTTTCCTCTCAGCCAAGTTCGCCTCTGGTGAATGGAAACCAGGTGGAAAAGAAGCTTCTGGAGCCAGAAGGGGCTTTGTTCAAGGAGAACGTGTCCAATGAAACCAAAGGCAACTGGTCAAGGAGGCAGCCATCTCACACAAGCCATGCAAGGTCTGCTGCAGTCAGTAGAAATAGCAAAGCTCCTCAGGCAGCCTCTGATGCCCTCAAGACATCTATCAATTCTCCAGCCTCTGCGGATGGCCTGGAAAAGTCCAAACTGCCTCAAGGTAAGCCCAAAAGGTCCCTGAAGAAGCCCGAACGGGTGCCATCCATCTACAAGTTAAAGTTACGCCCCAAAATCCGCCCACGCAGGGACAACAGACCTGAGAAACGGCCATCCAAAATCCCCACTCCAGTGACCTATCGGCAGGCACAGAAAGCAGCCAGCATCAAAGCCCAGGAGAAGGCCCACAGCTCAAAGCATCAGACCCAGCCAACTCAGGACAGCCTGCATAGCACAAGGCAGAACAGCACAGGAAATGCTGAGTCCGAGGAAGAGGCTTGGCTTTCGGAACACAGTGACTCCCCACAAGCTGGGAAGAAGACAGTCCTAGCAGATACCAAAGTGTGGCTCACAGAAGAAGATGAGGAATCCTGGGTCTGA
- the C20H17orf50 gene encoding uncharacterized protein C17orf50 homolog produces the protein MSWWRKEEEEEKEMAEEEAEELEVVEEDTEKENIVSYSPLSPQTSSTEQVQELNKAEENWLWSWLPPLSLFSGLTTLADRKRSQQEPICCLLDKKRPPGNTCSECEILFCRKCEGLHYNPDFIEHCILGHGKEEPEGRGSGLISPILSADSINLAVAPGETEDEEIKRK, from the exons ATGTCTTGGTGGagaaaagaagaggaggaggagaaggagatggCAGAGGAGGAGGCTGAAGAGCTGGAAGTGGTAGAAGAGGacacagagaaagagaacatAGTCTCCTACTCCCCCCTTTCTCCTCAGACGTCAAGCACAGAGCAGGTCCAAGAGCTGAACAAAGCAGAGGAGAACTGGCTCTGGAGCTGGCTCCCGCCTCTCTCCCTGTTCTCCGGGTTGACCACGCTGGCAGACAG GAAGAGATCTCAGCAGGAGCCCATCTGTTGCCTGCTGGACAAGAAGAGGCCCCCAGGCAACACATGCTCCGAGTGCGAGATCCTGTTCTGCAGGAAGTGTGAGGGGCTGCACTACAACCCGGATTTCATAGAGCACTGCATCCTGGGCCATGGCAAGGAGGAGCCAGAAGGCAGGGGCTCGGGCCTCATCAGCCCCATTCTGAGCGCAG ATTCCATCAACCTGGCTGTCGCTCCAGGGGAAACAGAAGATGAAGAAATAAAGAGAAAATGA